The Hippoglossus stenolepis isolate QCI-W04-F060 chromosome 11, HSTE1.2, whole genome shotgun sequence genome includes a window with the following:
- the crema gene encoding cAMP-responsive element modulator isoform X2, which produces MAVTGDETESAATGDIPAYQLRSPNSGLAQSIVMAASPGTMQSPPTHHTEEVTRKREVRLMKNREAARECRRKKKEYVKCLENRVAVLENQNKTLIEELKALKDIYCHKAE; this is translated from the exons CTGCAACAGGAGACATCCCCGCCTACCAGCTGCGGTCGCCGAACTCGGGCCTGGCACAGAGCATCGTGATGGCCGCGTCCCCGGGCACCATGCAGAGCCCGCCGACACACCACACCGAAGAGGTCACCCGCAAGAGGGAGGTCCGGCTGATGAAAAACAG GGAGGCGGCTCGTGAGTGCcgcaggaaaaagaaagagtaCGTCAAATGTTTGGAAAACCGCGTGGCCGTGttggaaaaccaaaacaagaccCTGATTGAAGAGCTGAAAGCACTGAAGGACATTTACTGCCACAAAGCCGAGTAG